A single region of the Salinibacter sp. 10B genome encodes:
- a CDS encoding T9SS type A sorting domain-containing protein has protein sequence MSPIRYSLLLLFVLLISSVLTAVPGQAQTIIHVDVDASASGDGTSWGSAYPALQDAFDQANANPGTDVEIWIAEGTYYPDVDNVDNDGDGSTEHMADSDTSFTLTRDGVAIYGGFEGNESSRSSRDPSANVVSLSGDIGEDDDVLRPNTDSDNDSSTPTQTDHINGTNATHVVLLDGTGSENITSMTILDGVTVTAGKADGTDLKKTGGGLLCNGSGSGKKCSPALTNVTMQGNRAVNGGGLSNQGTSGGVSSPSLTNSVIRWNVAEELGGGMIGNGSDGTSNPSIDQGEFTNNYSGNDGGGIEMVAFGGEISPTITGTRFEDNITEKFGGAFQSSLWLGATANPHFTNCEFVGNGKRDGDDQQGDDTLGGGAISLLSAIPDGQDRSETRATIENSSFSNNSANEGAAVYIAAFDGGFDGSEVTDSEFSQNNAYRAGAIAVGADTTSDDGRASAAELSLSSSSFSSNDADQQGGALVVRANEGGEARPEISDVTFSSNQAGQGGAVDIFANDTDDNGNPAVASPTFTDVKFLGNSATGLSESSGGGLIALTQNGGTANPSVVNSIFSGNSAALDGGAVDIRTRMSQGNPVAEPTFTNVTFTGNEANESGGAISVRREASNGSASPTFTNTILWNNTADADGNGSGTENEIYVSDASAFARYSIIGGGCPSGVSCGTNLRDENPQFAGSNDGAGPDGKFGTNDDDFRLQGPGSGGGASVAIDAGDNSAISKGNDIGGNTRNHDVSGVSDTGNTPNGGPPVDFGAHESLGDPLPVEFTAFEGQIEESDVFLSWRTASEQNNAGFAIQRLTSSGSWKRLGFVESKATGGTTSNPQSYRFRDSNLPFETDSLVYRLKQVDLDGSTSFSDRTVIRRRVADEVKLLAPAPNPVRTQTQVRFALPEDIGSEVELTLYDVMGRQVHTVDAGAEAGRYEQTLDVSGIASGVYILQLTAGGASKTRKLTIVR, from the coding sequence ATGAGTCCAATTCGCTACTCCCTCTTACTGCTTTTCGTATTGCTCATTTCTTCTGTTCTTACAGCCGTTCCAGGACAAGCCCAAACCATAATCCACGTTGACGTAGATGCATCTGCCTCGGGGGATGGCACTTCCTGGGGAAGTGCATACCCGGCCCTCCAGGACGCTTTTGATCAGGCCAACGCCAACCCAGGAACCGACGTTGAGATCTGGATCGCAGAAGGGACCTACTATCCCGACGTGGATAACGTGGACAACGATGGAGACGGCTCAACCGAACACATGGCCGACTCGGACACGAGCTTTACCCTCACCCGTGATGGAGTAGCAATCTACGGGGGATTTGAGGGAAACGAGTCGAGCCGGTCGTCTCGGGACCCCTCGGCTAACGTCGTGAGCCTTTCCGGAGACATCGGGGAGGATGACGACGTGTTGAGGCCAAACACCGACAGTGACAACGACAGCTCGACCCCGACACAGACCGACCACATCAACGGGACGAATGCCACTCACGTCGTTCTTCTCGACGGGACGGGAAGTGAGAACATCACTTCGATGACGATTCTGGATGGGGTAACCGTAACGGCCGGAAAAGCCGACGGGACCGATCTGAAAAAAACTGGAGGAGGTTTGCTCTGCAATGGTTCCGGATCCGGCAAAAAATGCAGTCCAGCCCTTACGAACGTGACCATGCAGGGAAACCGCGCAGTGAACGGAGGCGGCCTCTCTAACCAAGGGACTTCGGGAGGAGTGTCGAGTCCTTCACTCACCAATTCTGTTATCCGGTGGAACGTCGCTGAGGAATTGGGGGGCGGGATGATTGGCAATGGAAGCGACGGGACCTCTAACCCCTCTATTGACCAAGGAGAGTTTACAAATAACTACTCCGGGAATGATGGAGGAGGAATTGAAATGGTTGCGTTTGGAGGAGAGATCAGTCCCACAATTACAGGAACGAGGTTCGAGGATAACATAACTGAAAAATTTGGTGGCGCTTTCCAATCTTCTCTGTGGCTTGGTGCTACTGCAAATCCCCATTTCACGAACTGCGAGTTTGTTGGAAATGGAAAACGAGATGGAGACGACCAGCAGGGAGACGATACTCTTGGAGGGGGGGCAATTAGTCTCCTCAGCGCCATTCCCGACGGCCAAGACCGAAGCGAGACCCGAGCAACCATCGAAAACTCGTCATTCTCGAACAACAGTGCGAATGAAGGAGCGGCCGTCTATATTGCTGCCTTTGACGGAGGATTTGACGGTTCCGAGGTCACGGATTCAGAATTCTCTCAGAACAATGCTTACCGGGCCGGAGCCATTGCGGTAGGGGCAGACACCACGAGTGACGATGGAAGAGCAAGCGCTGCAGAGCTTTCCCTTAGCTCCTCAAGCTTTAGCTCAAATGATGCCGACCAGCAAGGAGGAGCACTGGTCGTTCGTGCTAATGAAGGAGGAGAGGCACGTCCAGAGATCTCTGATGTGACCTTCTCCTCGAACCAAGCTGGACAGGGAGGTGCGGTGGACATTTTTGCCAACGATACAGACGACAATGGAAATCCCGCCGTTGCTTCTCCCACCTTCACCGACGTAAAGTTTCTGGGGAACAGCGCAACCGGACTCTCGGAGTCGAGTGGGGGCGGTCTTATTGCTTTGACTCAGAACGGAGGAACGGCCAATCCATCGGTAGTAAACTCGATCTTCTCCGGCAATTCGGCAGCATTGGACGGGGGCGCGGTCGATATCAGAACGCGAATGAGTCAGGGAAATCCGGTCGCCGAACCGACCTTTACCAACGTCACCTTCACCGGAAACGAAGCCAATGAATCGGGAGGAGCAATCTCCGTTCGTCGAGAGGCTTCGAACGGGTCCGCGAGCCCGACTTTTACCAACACGATTCTCTGGAATAACACCGCCGACGCGGACGGAAACGGCTCGGGAACGGAGAATGAAATCTACGTCTCCGATGCTTCTGCCTTTGCCAGGTACTCAATCATCGGGGGAGGATGTCCCTCGGGGGTAAGCTGCGGGACCAATCTTCGCGACGAAAACCCACAGTTTGCGGGATCAAACGATGGAGCCGGACCGGACGGGAAGTTTGGGACCAATGACGACGATTTTCGGCTTCAGGGACCGGGGTCGGGCGGAGGGGCTTCCGTGGCTATTGATGCAGGAGACAACTCTGCAATCTCCAAAGGAAACGACATTGGAGGAAATACTCGCAACCACGACGTGAGTGGGGTTTCGGACACGGGGAATACCCCAAACGGGGGCCCTCCCGTTGACTTCGGGGCTCATGAGTCGCTTGGGGACCCTCTTCCCGTCGAGTTTACGGCATTCGAGGGGCAAATCGAGGAAAGCGATGTTTTTCTTTCCTGGCGGACAGCTTCCGAACAAAACAACGCCGGGTTCGCCATTCAAAGACTCACTTCCTCGGGATCGTGGAAGCGACTCGGATTCGTGGAAAGCAAGGCCACCGGAGGTACAACCTCGAACCCTCAATCCTACCGTTTTCGGGACTCAAATCTTCCCTTCGAGACCGACTCGCTGGTCTATCGTCTCAAACAGGTGGATCTCGACGGATCGACGAGCTTTTCCGACCGGACAGTCATCCGGAGAAGAGTAGCTGATGAAGTGAAGCTTTTGGCCCCCGCGCCAAACCCCGTCCGGACCCAGACGCAGGTACGGTTTGCACTGCCGGAAGACATCGGATCGGAGGTGGAGTTGACGCTCTACGACGTGATGGGGCGTCAGGTGCACACGGTCGACGCAGGTGCGGAAGCTGGGCGGTATGAACAAACCCTTGACGTGAGCGGGATAGCAAGCGGAGTGTACATTCTGCAGCTCACCGCTGGCGGCGCGTCAAAGACTCGAAAGCTCACCATTGTGCGCTGA
- a CDS encoding ABC transporter permease, protein MIWSTIRLALRELGRNAMRSFLTILGIVIGVGAVISMVTLGGGATSQITGEISSLGSNLITVRPGTRPQHGGIQVSAAPFERADVAAIEREISGIEAIAPTASAPAVAVYSNENWSTTVTGTTNGYLATRDWPLALGRSFTEGELQSGSLVCLLGATVREELFGLQNPLGASIRLGTAACRVVGVLEEKGESTFGMDQDDFILTPLRALQRRITGDDDVSLIFVSAVSEAATPEVQADIERLLRQRRRILAGEEDDFTVQDMAEIATIVESTTGVLTTFLGAIAAISLLVGGIGIMNIMLVSVTERTREIGIRLAIGAQGREVLLQFLVEAVVLSLFGGLVGIGLGLALAAVAAPMLGVPFVFDPMIVIVAFVFSGAVGVLFGFVPARRAARLDPIDALRYE, encoded by the coding sequence ATGATCTGGAGCACGATTCGGCTGGCCCTCCGCGAACTCGGGCGCAACGCCATGCGCTCGTTCCTCACGATCCTCGGCATTGTCATCGGAGTAGGCGCCGTCATCAGCATGGTGACGCTGGGCGGCGGCGCCACCTCGCAAATTACGGGCGAGATTTCGAGCCTCGGGAGCAACCTCATTACCGTGCGGCCCGGGACGCGGCCTCAGCATGGCGGCATTCAAGTGAGTGCCGCACCATTCGAACGAGCCGACGTGGCGGCCATCGAGCGGGAGATTTCCGGGATTGAGGCCATTGCCCCTACGGCCTCGGCCCCCGCCGTCGCGGTGTACAGCAACGAAAACTGGTCGACCACGGTCACCGGCACGACCAACGGCTACCTCGCCACGCGCGACTGGCCGCTCGCCCTGGGCCGCTCCTTCACCGAGGGGGAGCTGCAGTCCGGGTCGCTCGTCTGCCTGCTGGGGGCCACCGTGCGTGAAGAGTTGTTCGGCCTGCAAAATCCGTTGGGGGCGTCCATCCGGCTGGGCACGGCCGCCTGCCGCGTCGTGGGGGTGCTGGAAGAAAAAGGGGAATCCACCTTCGGGATGGACCAGGACGACTTCATCCTCACGCCCCTACGTGCCCTTCAGCGTCGCATCACGGGAGACGACGACGTCAGCCTGATCTTCGTGTCTGCTGTGAGCGAGGCCGCGACGCCCGAGGTCCAGGCTGACATCGAGCGCCTACTGCGGCAGCGGCGCCGCATTCTGGCGGGAGAAGAAGACGACTTTACGGTGCAAGACATGGCCGAAATCGCTACGATCGTGGAGAGCACGACCGGCGTTCTCACCACCTTCCTGGGTGCCATTGCTGCCATCAGTCTGCTGGTGGGGGGCATCGGCATCATGAACATCATGCTCGTGTCCGTGACGGAGCGGACGCGCGAGATCGGCATCCGGCTCGCCATTGGAGCGCAGGGACGAGAGGTGCTGCTTCAGTTCCTCGTGGAGGCCGTCGTACTGTCCCTGTTCGGCGGACTGGTGGGCATCGGACTGGGCCTTGCCCTGGCCGCCGTCGCGGCGCCGATGCTGGGCGTGCCCTTCGTCTTCGACCCGATGATCGTTATTGTCGCGTTCGTCTTCTCCGGCGCCGTGGGCGTGCTCTTTGGCTTCGTGCCGGCCCGCCGCGCCGCTCGCCTCGATCCCATCGACGCGTTACGGTATGAGTAA
- a CDS encoding ABC transporter ATP-binding protein — MTKLYGEGMAEVRALDNVDLRIDTGEFVAIMGPSGSGKSTCLNMIGCLDTPTSGSYRFSDVEVGSLNRNQRALLRRHYLGFVFQGYNLLKRTSALENVEMPLVYRRVPGRERRHRAGEALAAVGLQGREHHTSAELSGGQQQRVAVARAIVTAPSLLLADEPTGNLDSKTSREIMDLLSSLNTDRGITIVMVTHEEDMAAYAGRIVRFLDGRVVSDRERPAAPTPLDVGGMPS; from the coding sequence ATGACGAAACTCTATGGCGAAGGCATGGCGGAAGTCCGTGCGCTCGATAATGTAGACCTGCGGATCGACACGGGGGAGTTCGTCGCCATCATGGGGCCGAGCGGGTCCGGCAAATCCACGTGCCTCAACATGATCGGCTGCCTCGACACCCCCACGTCGGGCTCGTATCGATTTTCGGACGTGGAGGTGGGCAGTCTCAACCGGAATCAGCGAGCATTGCTGCGGCGGCACTATCTCGGGTTCGTCTTTCAGGGGTACAATCTGCTGAAGCGCACGTCGGCCCTCGAAAACGTTGAAATGCCGCTCGTGTACCGGCGCGTGCCGGGACGGGAACGACGTCATCGCGCGGGAGAAGCATTGGCCGCCGTGGGGTTGCAAGGCCGCGAGCATCATACCTCTGCTGAACTGTCGGGGGGGCAACAGCAACGCGTGGCCGTCGCACGAGCCATCGTGACGGCTCCCTCGCTCCTCCTGGCAGACGAGCCGACGGGCAATCTCGACTCGAAGACCAGCCGCGAGATCATGGACTTGTTGTCCTCCCTCAACACGGACCGCGGAATCACCATCGTCATGGTCACGCACGAGGAAGACATGGCCGCATACGCCGGGCGCATCGTTCGCTTTCTGGACGGGCGCGTCGTGTCGGATCGGGAGCGTCCCGCCGCCCCGACGCCGCTCGACGTGGGAGGGATGCCCTCATGA
- a CDS encoding efflux RND transporter periplasmic adaptor subunit yields the protein MTRDPRTASRSPNAPPPTARNTPADTTPPEAIEETLGLDDSSSRRRWRRWGVLLLFLLAVAAVGTWVFTRGGDPVSYQTLDARRGTLTLSVTATGALEAVTTVDVGSEISGLVESVLVDVNDRVTRGQVLARLDTDRLQAEVVQAEANLTAARAALAQADATLEEQRLQTARAEQLAARDFISPQEFEAAQAALARAEASVTSSEAQISVAEAALDVAETTLRKASIRSSIDGLVLSRAVDPGQAVAASFQTPVLFTLARDLTQMELHVDVDEADVGQVDAGQPATFTVDAYPGRTFPAGVTKVHYASKTVSGVVTYEAVMTVDNADGALRPGMTATADITTDTVTDALLVPNSALRFTPPDAAPPEQERAPGTEIVWTLKNDTPVAITVIPGRTDGQWTEVRDGEVTPGTPLLMNLNRTDA from the coding sequence ATGACGCGCGATCCCCGTACGGCTTCACGCTCCCCGAACGCCCCGCCGCCGACGGCCCGCAATACGCCGGCGGACACGACCCCGCCGGAGGCCATCGAAGAGACCCTCGGCCTCGACGATTCGTCTTCACGACGGCGATGGAGACGGTGGGGCGTACTTCTGCTTTTCCTTCTCGCTGTTGCGGCGGTGGGAACGTGGGTCTTTACACGGGGGGGCGACCCCGTATCGTATCAGACTCTCGACGCTCGCCGGGGCACACTCACCCTGTCGGTGACGGCTACGGGGGCGCTGGAGGCGGTGACGACGGTGGACGTGGGCAGCGAGATTTCCGGGCTGGTGGAATCCGTTCTCGTCGACGTGAACGATCGGGTGACGCGCGGACAAGTGCTGGCGCGACTCGACACGGACCGGCTGCAGGCCGAGGTCGTGCAGGCCGAAGCCAACCTCACCGCCGCTCGGGCCGCCCTCGCCCAGGCCGACGCCACGCTGGAGGAGCAGCGTCTACAGACCGCTCGCGCCGAGCAACTGGCCGCCCGCGACTTCATCTCGCCCCAGGAATTCGAAGCTGCACAGGCAGCACTGGCTCGCGCCGAGGCGTCGGTGACTAGCAGCGAAGCACAAATCTCTGTGGCTGAAGCTGCGCTCGACGTGGCGGAAACGACGCTCCGAAAGGCGTCCATCCGCTCCTCCATCGACGGGCTCGTTCTCTCGCGGGCGGTGGACCCCGGTCAGGCCGTCGCCGCCTCGTTCCAGACGCCCGTCCTCTTCACGCTTGCACGCGACCTCACGCAGATGGAGCTGCATGTGGACGTGGATGAGGCGGACGTGGGACAAGTCGACGCTGGGCAACCCGCCACGTTCACGGTCGACGCCTACCCCGGTCGCACGTTTCCTGCCGGCGTTACGAAAGTCCACTACGCCTCGAAGACTGTCTCCGGCGTCGTGACCTATGAAGCCGTTATGACCGTCGACAATGCCGACGGGGCCCTCCGCCCCGGCATGACGGCCACGGCCGACATCACCACCGACACGGTGACCGACGCCCTCCTCGTCCCCAACAGTGCCCTGCGGTTCACGCCGCCCGATGCGGCCCCTCCCGAACAGGAGCGGGCTCCCGGTACAGAAATCGTGTGGACCCTAAAGAACGACACGCCGGTCGCAATCACGGTCATCCCGGGCCGCACAGACGGCCAGTGGACGGAGGTGCGCGACGGTGAGGTGACCCCGGGAACTCCACTCTTGATGAACCTCAACCGCACGGACGCATGA
- a CDS encoding site-specific integrase yields MTDEPSPPSTAEPSENDNTGELAPPPLSEIRQNAPDSRDMDGDSEDAGSEQKTEALEDPERLRELQESLGRLEDFAAQSQAENTIRAYAADLEDFRHWCKKYDREWLPAKPKTIGLYLGARADDLSLATLERRLAAIASLHKEEGYESPASVAEGPLRKIWKGIVREKTRQQDGAPPLMVEDLRSIIEHLPRYQAEDDGPTGQLTLTALRDRALLLVGWTGALRRSELVALTTDDVQFVEGQGVNVYVRRSKADQEGTGLVKGLPYGSNKDTCPVTALRQWLQAAEAEVEGTFEGDIFRRFYRGESIGESAMTAQYVSKVLKRHAASAGLDPEAYSAHSLRAGFITQAIRAGKAERRVKEHSGHASWETFNQYVEEAGTFQDNPAEDIGL; encoded by the coding sequence ATGACCGACGAGCCCAGTCCGCCGTCCACCGCAGAGCCCTCCGAAAACGATAACACGGGCGAACTCGCCCCACCACCCCTCTCTGAAATTCGTCAGAATGCGCCCGATTCGAGGGATATGGATGGCGACTCTGAGGACGCGGGTTCCGAGCAAAAAACCGAGGCGTTAGAGGACCCCGAGCGCCTGCGCGAGCTACAGGAAAGTCTCGGTCGGCTTGAAGACTTTGCTGCCCAGAGCCAGGCCGAAAACACCATCCGGGCCTACGCCGCAGACCTGGAGGACTTTCGGCACTGGTGCAAAAAATACGATCGGGAGTGGCTCCCTGCGAAGCCGAAGACGATCGGTCTCTATCTTGGGGCGCGGGCCGACGATCTCAGTCTTGCGACGCTGGAAAGGCGCCTTGCCGCAATCGCCTCCCTGCACAAAGAAGAAGGCTACGAGTCGCCAGCCTCCGTCGCCGAAGGTCCCCTTCGGAAGATCTGGAAAGGCATTGTCCGAGAGAAAACCCGACAGCAAGATGGCGCCCCGCCTCTTATGGTCGAGGACCTCAGGTCCATTATCGAGCACCTGCCCCGTTACCAGGCAGAAGATGACGGCCCCACAGGTCAGCTGACGCTGACAGCTCTGCGCGACCGTGCGCTCCTATTGGTTGGCTGGACCGGAGCGCTTCGCCGGAGCGAGCTCGTCGCGCTCACGACGGACGATGTTCAATTCGTCGAAGGCCAGGGCGTGAACGTCTACGTCCGTCGCTCGAAGGCCGATCAGGAAGGCACGGGACTCGTCAAGGGCCTGCCCTACGGCTCGAACAAAGACACCTGCCCGGTCACGGCCCTCCGGCAGTGGCTTCAAGCAGCTGAGGCAGAAGTTGAGGGGACGTTTGAGGGAGACATCTTCCGCCGCTTCTACCGGGGCGAATCCATCGGCGAGAGTGCAATGACGGCTCAATACGTCTCAAAGGTTTTGAAGCGCCACGCCGCGAGCGCCGGGCTTGACCCGGAGGCGTACTCTGCCCACTCCCTTCGGGCGGGCTTTATCACGCAGGCGATCCGCGCCGGGAAGGCCGAACGCCGTGTCAAGGAGCACTCCGGCCACGCCAGCTGGGAAACGTTCAACCAGTACGTCGAGGAGGCGGGAACCTTCCAGGATAACCCCGCCGAGGACATCGGGCTGTAG
- a CDS encoding VOC family protein codes for MKDFPTDGVELTTLLVVGDLSRSRAFYSNVLGAEVYREYGGTSCVLRFQGAWLLLVTAGGPTEDKPSVTFAPPQDQNVVSHQLTMRVPDCQGAHEVLRERGAEFLTPPHDRGGEVRCFFRNPDGHLLEISEIRR; via the coding sequence ATGAAGGACTTCCCGACAGACGGCGTCGAGCTCACGACATTACTTGTTGTCGGTGACCTCTCTCGATCTCGCGCTTTTTACAGTAACGTGTTGGGGGCAGAGGTCTACCGGGAGTACGGTGGGACTTCGTGCGTGCTTCGGTTTCAAGGTGCGTGGTTGCTTTTGGTAACCGCAGGCGGTCCGACCGAAGACAAACCCTCGGTGACGTTTGCTCCTCCCCAAGACCAGAATGTCGTAAGTCACCAGTTGACGATGCGTGTACCGGACTGCCAGGGCGCGCATGAGGTTTTGCGCGAACGTGGGGCTGAGTTTCTAACCCCGCCTCATGATCGTGGAGGTGAGGTCCGCTGCTTCTTCCGTAATCCCGATGGGCACCTATTAGAGATCAGTGAGATCCGGAGATAA
- a CDS encoding DUF3987 domain-containing protein, translated as MVDAFHDLGGKEGKQQQVRNPDLTDWCIEANDCDNHAHAQDSGGITFRAPRNEPATLWTVVIAPSGSSKSLALQHVMRPVYGHEREARDRYEAAMERYDPEGDEPRPVRTRYRTGDPTPEAVVQILDENPRGLLLSRDELAAWIGSFDRYSSGAADLQFWIELWNGVQVSQDRVGDGNVTVDRPAVPLTGTIQPETLAEKVGELHFRTGFASRLILCRPPVKPKTLTGAEVTQALRERYGQLLRTLYALEDRMEDDTPASVTLSSAAKETWIRFYNRENERLNAEASDTSRAARAKTINHAAHLTLTFHLCRVADGDREPGPVSEDTLEDGLTVARWCLNETLRVYETLDLDTKALGPPERFLRRLPTPFTTDDAREAADGGGRHRTDNV; from the coding sequence TTGGTTGACGCCTTTCACGACCTTGGCGGCAAAGAGGGAAAGCAGCAGCAGGTGCGCAACCCAGACCTCACCGATTGGTGCATTGAGGCCAATGATTGCGACAATCACGCCCACGCCCAGGATTCAGGAGGAATTACTTTCCGCGCGCCACGTAATGAGCCGGCCACGCTCTGGACGGTCGTCATCGCGCCGTCGGGGTCCAGCAAGAGCCTGGCCCTACAACACGTCATGCGGCCCGTGTACGGGCACGAGCGGGAGGCGCGGGACCGCTACGAGGCGGCGATGGAGCGGTACGATCCGGAGGGCGATGAGCCCCGGCCCGTCCGCACGCGATACCGGACCGGCGACCCGACGCCCGAGGCCGTGGTCCAGATCCTTGACGAGAACCCTCGGGGCCTGCTTCTGTCTCGCGACGAGCTGGCCGCGTGGATCGGTTCGTTCGACCGCTATTCCAGCGGGGCCGCTGACCTTCAGTTCTGGATTGAGCTGTGGAACGGGGTGCAGGTGAGCCAGGACCGCGTGGGCGACGGAAACGTGACCGTGGACCGCCCGGCCGTCCCTCTTACCGGTACCATCCAGCCGGAAACGCTGGCGGAGAAGGTGGGAGAGCTGCACTTCCGCACCGGGTTTGCCTCCCGCCTCATCCTGTGCCGTCCGCCGGTGAAGCCGAAGACGTTGACCGGAGCGGAGGTGACGCAGGCGCTGAGAGAACGATACGGGCAGCTGCTCCGCACGCTCTACGCTCTGGAGGATCGGATGGAGGACGACACACCGGCCTCCGTCACGCTGTCATCGGCGGCGAAGGAGACCTGGATCCGATTCTATAACCGGGAGAACGAGCGTCTAAACGCAGAGGCCAGCGACACGAGCCGGGCAGCCCGAGCAAAGACGATCAACCACGCTGCCCACCTCACGCTCACTTTCCACCTCTGCCGGGTGGCGGACGGGGACCGGGAGCCCGGGCCGGTCTCAGAGGACACACTGGAGGACGGCCTGACGGTGGCCCGGTGGTGCCTAAACGAGACCCTTCGCGTGTACGAGACGCTCGATCTGGACACGAAGGCGCTGGGGCCGCCCGAACGCTTTCTTCGGCGCCTGCCCACGCCGTTCACGACGGACGATGCGCGGGAGGCGGCCGATGGGGGCGGACGTCACCGAACGGACAATGTTTAA
- a CDS encoding helix-turn-helix transcriptional regulator — MAQTDTNIRNRIRTLRFHHGEMTQQELADQVGVSRQTINAVEGGKYAPSLEVAFQIAEVFDVPMEEVFQYDPGESWS; from the coding sequence ATGGCCCAGACGGATACCAACATTCGAAATCGGATCAGGACCCTCCGCTTTCATCATGGGGAGATGACGCAGCAGGAGCTTGCAGACCAGGTTGGGGTCTCTCGGCAAACGATCAATGCCGTTGAAGGCGGCAAATATGCGCCCTCGCTGGAGGTGGCGTTTCAGATTGCAGAGGTTTTCGACGTACCGATGGAAGAGGTTTTCCAGTACGACCCAGGCGAATCCTGGAGTTGA
- a CDS encoding carbonic anhydrase family protein codes for MTPRFLIFLLSCLFGLALVTAGCRSSSEDETSAQEPAATTVAQEKTTLAWSYSGDTGPASWASIDEAYAACAGSEQSPVDLAADDETQQVNIELNYEAAQGTLFDTGHGVQVNVEGGTMIIDGKAFALKQFHFHTPSEHTLDGTSYPAEAHLVHAADDGELAVLGIFYEEGEANDFLAPVWEDLGSKSDIQTADPMELNVANMLPSNRVTYTYSGSLTTPPCSEGVRWHVMQQPLTLSAQQLEALTAIYDENNRPVQPLNDRELDRVTL; via the coding sequence ATGACCCCTCGATTTCTCATTTTCCTTCTGTCCTGTCTCTTTGGGCTTGCGCTCGTAACGGCCGGGTGCCGCTCCTCCTCCGAGGACGAGACCAGCGCCCAGGAACCGGCGGCCACTACTGTCGCCCAGGAGAAAACGACCCTGGCCTGGAGCTACTCCGGCGACACGGGCCCGGCCAGCTGGGCGTCAATCGACGAGGCGTACGCGGCCTGCGCCGGCTCCGAGCAGTCGCCCGTCGACCTCGCGGCCGACGACGAGACCCAACAGGTCAACATTGAACTCAACTACGAAGCAGCCCAAGGCACGCTCTTCGACACCGGCCACGGCGTGCAGGTAAACGTCGAGGGCGGCACCATGATAATCGACGGCAAGGCCTTCGCCCTAAAGCAGTTCCACTTCCACACCCCGAGCGAGCACACGCTCGACGGCACGAGCTACCCGGCCGAGGCCCACCTCGTGCACGCAGCGGACGACGGCGAGCTTGCCGTGCTCGGCATCTTCTACGAGGAGGGCGAGGCCAATGACTTTCTCGCTCCCGTGTGGGAAGATCTGGGCAGCAAGAGCGACATTCAGACCGCCGACCCGATGGAGCTCAACGTCGCCAATATGCTGCCGTCCAATCGTGTGACGTACACGTACTCGGGCTCGCTCACCACGCCCCCGTGCTCGGAGGGCGTCCGCTGGCACGTGATGCAGCAGCCGCTCACCCTGTCGGCCCAGCAGCTGGAAGCCCTGACGGCGATCTACGACGAGAACAACCGGCCCGTGCAGCCCCTCAACGACCGCGAACTCGACCGCGTGACGCTGTAG
- a CDS encoding IS5 family transposase (programmed frameshift) — translation MSRGYPSDLTDEQWTQIAPLFARKSTGRPPELDRREVVNAILYLVRTGCQWRYLPGDFPNYSSVHTCYRRWRLDGTLDRLHDTLRRKVRLAADREAEPSIAVVDSQSVKTTEKRGIRGFDAGKHVKGRKRHLIVDTMGLILSCYISAASMRDEWGAVWALNALNWRGSRLRLLRADAGYPGALASWAWRILGCLVEIVHRPKGQKGFVVLKGRWVIERTFGWLGRSRRLSKDYEEDPESSRAMILWSMTHLMLKRLHPPPL, via the exons ATGAGCCGCGGATATCCTTCTGACCTGACCGACGAGCAGTGGACCCAGATTGCTCCGCTGTTTGCCCGGAAGTCCACCGGTCGGCCTCCCGAACTCGACCGGCGGGAAGTCGTCAACGCGATCCTCTATTTGGTACGTACCGGATGTCAATGGCGCTACCTGCCCGGGGACTTTCCGAATTACTCCTCGGTTCACACCTGCTACCGCCGATGGCGCCTCGACGGAACGCTTGACCGGCTTCACGACACCTTGCGCCGCAAGGTTCGCCTTGCTGCTGATCGAGAAGCTGAGCCGAGCATCGCTGTGGTAGACAGTCAGTCGGTCAAAACAACTGAAA AAAGGGGGATTCGCGGATTTGACGCCGGAAAGCACGTAAAAGGACGGAAGCGCCACCTCATTGTAGATACGATGGGTCTGATTCTTTCCTGCTACATAAGCGCGGCCTCGATGCGGGACGAATGGGGCGCAGTGTGGGCCCTCAACGCACTGAACTGGCGAGGCTCCCGCTTGCGGCTACTTCGAGCCGATGCAGGCTACCCAGGTGCGTTGGCCTCGTGGGCATGGCGGATTCTGGGCTGTCTTGTTGAAATTGTCCACCGCCCCAAGGGGCAAAAGGGCTTTGTAGTGCTGAAGGGACGTTGGGTTATCGAGCGCACGTTTGGATGGTTGGGTCGAAGCCGAAGGCTGTCGAAGGATTACGAGGAAGATCCGGAGTCGAGTCGGGCAATGATTCTGTGGTCCATGACTCATCTGATGCTTAAAAGACTGCATCCACCGCCTCTTTGA